In Euwallacea similis isolate ESF13 chromosome 19, ESF131.1, whole genome shotgun sequence, the genomic stretch CCGGCATAATATTGTTGTTAAAGAATCCCAGAGTCTTTAAAGTCGAACTCACTCTATGAATGAGCGGCTCCTTAAACTTCCAAATGGTCGTGTCCATCACTGAAGTTTTTCTGAACTCTTCACATGATTTCTTAAGGGTCTTTACACAGTCTGCCCTATAATGCTGCAACTGTGCATCCCCCGTTTCAATAGGGTAAGAGGTGCAGCCACTTCCAAGGCAGCTAAGGGGGAAGTGATTATGTAGCGTCAGCACTTTTTCAGTGTTGTGGAAGCATTTCACATACTGGCCCGGTTTGGTAAAATTCTTGGTCCGGTAGACATGCTGGAGCATGTGCATGTATTTTGGAATTTCCTTAAACCAACCATGATCGTGTATTAAATCGTCCAGGAAATACACATTTCGCACGTTGTATGAAGCTCGCTCTTCCTTGTTTATCTTGAAGGCTTTGGGCAGCACTTTATCCATTAGCTCTTTCCAAGAAGAACCTTCCAAGGGCATTATTACCTCGTCAATGTCCAGCAGAGCGATGTATTTGTACTTGTACATGTTCTTGTAGAAGCAGTCGTTGTAAGGTATGAGCTCGTTTTGTCGTTTGTGATTCGTCTTTTTCGATAAGAAGTAGTGTTGTAAAGCTGGAGCGTTAGGGAGGATTCCGGCGAGAGTAATCGGGGTTACTTGCACCTGAAAGGATGGATGTTTGTCACAGTTTAGCAACAACACCTGGTGATTTTCCTATACCTTTCCTTCCTTCTCGTAGTGGTCCAAAACCTTAGTGATGTTGGGATGGACTTGAAGCTGGTACATGAAGATTTTATCGGCGCCTAGGAGGTTGAGCAGTTCGATCCATTCTACCAGTCTGACGGACAAGTCCTCGTGAAGAAAGTCTAAGCCCTAGAAGTAAATTAAGTAAGTTCAggttttttaatacaaaaatattttttaaagatcaCTGAGTTTCAGATTTAATTAGaaccaacaaaaaattatgtccATTTTTGATTGAGAGCTGGGACGTACatatttcttgatattttggtGAGAAAAATCTTTCTGGTAGATATTAGACAATACATTGACAATATTCTCGATAGTACATGCTACTTTCAGTGATATTATTATGTGGGCTGGACAAGCATTTTTgacgaaacaaaaataatcatctTTCTAAACCTCTTATGATTCAAAGCAACTTACCTTGACGCATACGGCGAAATTCTTCTTTTCACGGGGCGCATCGTAGAtcacttttaaattattagtagCATTATCACAAGGTTTTTCGACTAGAGAAATCGACTGTGGCACTTTTGTGTTGTAGGCCTGCGGCAGCACGCAGGCCAACAAATAGGGCTGGAATATGCCCTGCTTGTAATTGCCCCATTTCTTATACCTAAAATCAGAAACCAACTCAATCACGCCCCAATCTTTCCTGCTTTGGCGGTTTCTTaccaaatatatttatactcgAAACTCTTGGCTATCACAGGCTCCTTTTTACCGTCAAACCAGAACTGACAGTGAGTTATCACAGTAGGCTCGATGCGATCAATCATGCCCAAAACCCTGACCGTGGGCCCCAAACggttatttttccttttatccAAATACGCGCCGAACAGGTGGAAAGTACCATTCGAGGTGTGCAAAGTTTGCCAGTAGTTGTTGTTGAATTCGATTTCCAAGATACTCGGAAACCTGTTAGATCGGTCATGAGTAAGCAAAAGTTGCGGAGAATGGGCAAAAAAGTTACTTGGCACAAGAATTGTTTACGCCCATCGGAAGGTTTTTGTGCTGGCTCCAGTACATTATCGGTAAATTGGGCAACCTCTCCTGGATGTCCTTGATGAGGCTCTCCTCGGTCAGGGACGGACTTTTGTCTATTGAGGGTTCTGCGTCTGTGGCTTCTGTGGTTGAATCATGCCGCGTTAGAGTATCCAACCTGGGAAAAACGAGATTATTTTACAATCGCCATTTTGAGCAGAAATTATTTCGGATTTGTTTTACTTAGAAAAATCACATTTAGCAACACTGACTTGCATTTTGACAAgtggaacaataaaaaaatatagcatcGCAATGTTGCCGAACTGTCTTTATTCTGTTCGCAGTATTATTAGTAAAACGAACCACACCttttttgaagtaaatatCTGCTGTTCATATGCGGCATTGGAACGTCCAGCTTAATGGACCGGAACTGCAACGCCGTGTAAACGACGAGGGCCCATATCACTCCCAAAGTGATCACTTTGGTGATGAACCTCCCGCCTCCGCTACCCTTCACGATCATCTTGGAGGCGGGACTCAGGGGAGTCTGAAATAGCAAAATTGCTTCTTGTTATTACTTGCGTGCAACATTGAgctaatgaaaaaatatggctTAATATGTCAGTTTAATCACGCTCCAATCTGTTTATGGTCTAGATTAACGCAAAAggataaaatatacataaaagataaacaacatttgatattaacaataataattattgttatgcaaGAATTGGTAACGTGCTGCTGCTAAGAAAGGTCAATCGCCTTATCCTAATGGCCGATCTTTTAATCTGACGGTTAGTAAATCTGGGGCTGCAGGTCAAAGttgtaaaagatttttttatcgcTGTTTTACCTGCTTAATCCGTCAGTGATTATTGAGATTTTATTCCTATTTATTAGGTAACGTTAGCAACGCTGATAATTGTTTgacaaatttggaaacaaagaAGGATCATGGCGTTGCCAGATATCTAAATTGAGTAatccattttaataattcagaTAAGTTCTTGAAACGCTCCTGATATCACAATACATTTTACACACAATAGTCATCTAATATCATGACAAATTT encodes the following:
- the LOC136415231 gene encoding uncharacterized protein is translated as MIVKGSGGGRFITKVITLGVIWALVVYTALQFRSIKLDVPMPHMNSRYLLQKRLDTLTRHDSTTEATDAEPSIDKSPSLTEESLIKDIQERLPNLPIMYWSQHKNLPMGVNNSCAKFPSILEIEFNNNYWQTLHTSNGTFHLFGAYLDKRKNNRLGPTVRVLGMIDRIEPTVITHCQFWFDGKKEPVIAKSFEYKYIWYKKWGNYKQGIFQPYLLACVLPQAYNTKVPQSISLVEKPCDNATNNLKVIYDAPREKKNFAVCVKGLDFLHEDLSVRLVEWIELLNLLGADKIFMYQLQVHPNITKVLDHYEKEGKVQVTPITLAGILPNAPALQHYFLSKKTNHKRQNELIPYNDCFYKNMYKYKYIALLDIDEVIMPLEGSSWKELMDKVLPKAFKINKEERASYNVRNVYFLDDLIHDHGWFKEIPKYMHMLQHVYRTKNFTKPGQYVKCFHNTEKVLTLHNHFPLSCLGSGCTSYPIETGDAQLQHYRADCVKTLKKSCEEFRKTSVMDTTIWKFKEPLIHRVSSTLKTLGFFNNNIMPEVVNNSIRRR